In Candidatus Dadabacteria bacterium, the DNA window GTGTGAAGAACTGAAACCGCAAGCAGTCTCGCCGGCACGGCGCTGACGAGCGAGTATATCCACAGCGAGAATGAGTAAAGAAAGAAAAGCACAAGGCCGAACGGAACGATAACCGCAAGGCCCGTGATAAATCCCGTCTTTATCCAGTTAAAAAATCTCAATTGTCGTCCTTCCCGGAGTTCAGTCGCTCCCGCAAAACCCTGCTGGGCGTGAACACAACCTCATTGCGGGAGGGTATGTCTATCACCTCCCCCGTTGAGGGGTTTCTGCCCTTTCTGGGCTTTCTCTCTTTTACATGGAGACTGCCGAAACGCGGCAGTTTGACCGGCTCGCCCTTGAGAAGCGCCTTTTTCACCGTGTCAAAAAAGTAGTCCACAATGTCCGAGGACTCCCTTCTTGAAAGCCCGAGCCGGGAGTTTATCAGTTCCGCCAGATCCTTTTTTGTGGTCGCCGCCATAACTACTGCCTGACGCGGGCG includes these proteins:
- a CDS encoding integration host factor subunit alpha; amino-acid sequence: MAATTKKDLAELINSRLGLSRRESSDIVDYFFDTVKKALLKGEPVKLPRFGSLHVKERKPRKGRNPSTGEVIDIPSRNEVVFTPSRVLRERLNSGKDDN